Proteins encoded in a region of the Micropterus dolomieu isolate WLL.071019.BEF.003 ecotype Adirondacks linkage group LG09, ASM2129224v1, whole genome shotgun sequence genome:
- the efcab1 gene encoding EF-hand calcium-binding domain-containing protein 1, whose product MSTQPLSEDVVPVRLPNYKKKKPTEMSAMNRKLIQTLAETISKQVEHFNKTEVECLIREFNVLLGEPTIPGRAANGLDRGKFRSILHNIFGMTDDMIMDGVFRTFDKDNDGFVSMKEWIEGLSVILRGTLDEKIKYCFHVYDLNGDNYISREEMFHMLKNSLIRQPTEEDPDEGIKDLVEITLKKMDHDHDGRLSFDDFEKAVREENLLLEAFGTCLSDTTSIETFEQRVFQEQLEL is encoded by the exons ATGTCAACACAGCCCCTGTCGGAGGACGTCGTGCCTGTGCGGCTTCccaactataaaaaaaaaaaacccaccgaAATGTCCGCTATGAACAGAAAGTTGATACAAACTCTCGCTGAAACTATCTCAAAACAAGTGGAGCACT TCAATAAAACAGAGGTTGAGTGCCTCATCCGAGAGTTTAACGTGCTTCTTGGGGAGCCGACCATCCCTGGAAGAGCAGCTAACGGCCTGGACAGAGGGAAGTTCAGGAGCATATTGCACAACATCTTCGGGATGACCGACGACATGATCATGGATGGAG TCTTCAGGACATTtgacaaagacaatgatggcTTCGTCAGCATGAAAGAATGGATTGAGGGACTGTCTGTTATTCTTCGAGGGACCTtggatgaaaaaataaaat ACTGCTTTCATGTGTATGACTTGAATGGTGACAACTACATCTCCAGAGAGGAGATGTTTCACATGCTGAAGAACAGCCTCATCAGACAGCCCACAGAGGAGGACCCTGACGAAGGAATCAAAGACCTGGTGGAGATCACACTCAAGAAGATG gaCCATGACCATGATGGCAGACTATCGTTCGATGACTTTGAAAAGGCAGTGAGAGAGGAGAATCTATTACTTGAGGCTTTTGGAACATGCCTCTCTGACACCACG AGTATCGAGACATTTGAGCAGCGTGTATTTCAGGAACAGCTGGAACTATGA
- the sytl1 gene encoding synaptotagmin-like protein 1: MEGERARADSTLDLNHLTEEEQSTILQVLQRDLELSRLDEERVRSLQETGTDPTRLRTLSGAWFSEERSKRHRNRTSGSALVHSTIQHRKTKSRDVPLAGLFNGEIGETSHNNNNNNTSPEAERRLTDSKEEESEGSQGISKPTPTPRTKAPVAQVVLHRNSSSSSKECERKSNGHSEEPEEAFNGYSEDTDSLSSNLTEADPASLKTSSSTGSIQSGYTLSGSMMSLFSTGDFEAVEVTGRIQFSLVYNTQKEELQVKVCRCEDIASARKNRSDPYVKAYLLPDKSSHSKKKTSVKKKTLNPVYDQTLRYKVRIGELRSRTLNLSVWHAVSLGRNVFLGEVEVSLGLWDWTCTQPLWQDLQPRVHLSPDSISSRGTIMLSVKFIPDGFEGGGLPLTGELHIWLREAQGLLSNKGGPIDSFVRSYILPDASRQSGQKTRVAKRSISPTYNHTMVYDGFHTSDLRDACAELTVWQREGLKMRVLGGIRLSCGTGQSYGEAVSWMDSTEEEIAVWTSMIENPNHWIDTTLPIRTNLTHRPE, translated from the exons ATGGAGGGGGAGCGGGCGCGGGCAGACTCTACTCTTGACTTGAACCACCTGACAGAAGAAGAGCAGTCCACCATCCTGCAGGTCTTGCAGCGTGACTTGGAGTTGAGTCGTCTCGATGAAGAACGTGTAAG AAGCCTCCAGGAGACAGGGACAGACCCGACACGTCTGCGCACACTGTCGGGGGCATGGTTCAGTGAAGAGCGCAGCAAACGCCATCGCAACCGGACGTCGGGCAGCGCTCTCGTccactccaccatacaacacagGAAGACAAAGAGCAGAG ATGTGCCATTGGCTGGACTGTTTAATGGAGAGATAGGGGAAACctcccacaacaacaacaacaacaacacctcaCCTGAGGCTGAGAGAAGACTGACGGACAGCAAAGAAGAGGAGAGTGAAGG GAGTCAAGGAATATCAAAACCTACACCCACACCCAGAACAAAAGCACCCGTTGCACAG GTTGTCCTGCATAGAAATAGTTCCTCATCATCCAAAG AGTGTGAAAGGAAAAGTAATGGCCACTCAGAGGAACCTGAG GAAGCCTTCAATGGTTACAGCGAGGACACTGACTCCTTAAGCAGCAACCTGACAGAGGCAGATCCAGCTTCACTGAAAACCAGCAGCTCCACCGGCAGCATTCAGTCAGGCTACacg cTCAGTGGAAGCATGATGAGTCTGTTCAGTACGGGGGATTTTGAAGCAGTGGAGGTGACGGGCCGTATCCAATTCTCATTGGTTTACAACACCCAGAAGGAGGAGCTGCAAGTGAAAGTGTGTCGCTGCGAGGACATTGCATCAGCACGCAAGAACCGCTCTGACCC GTATGTAAAAGCCTATCTCTTGCCGGACAAGTCGAGTCACAGTAAGAAGAAAACTTCAGTGAAGAAGAAGACCCTAAACCCAGTCTATGATCAGACTCTCCGA TATAAAGTCCGCATCGGAGAGCTGCGGAGCCGGACCTTGAACCTGTCTGTGTGGCATGCCGTGTCCCTGGGGAGAAACGTGTTTCTGGGGGAGGTGGAGGTGTCTCTGGGCCTGTGGGACTGGACCTGCACTCAGCCGCTGTGGCAGGACCTGCAGCCACGG GTTCATTTGAGTCCAGACTCCATTAGCAGTCGCGGGACCATTATGCTCTCTGTTAAGTTCATCCCAGATGGATTTGAGG gtgGTGGTCTGCCTCTGACAGGAGAGCTTCACATCTGGCTTCGGGAGGCTCAAGGTCTCCTATCCAACAAAGGGGGCCCTATAGACTCCTTTGTTAGAAG CTACATACTCCCAGATGCTAGTCGGCAGAGTGGCCAGAAGACTCGGGTGGCAAAGCGCTCCATCAGTCCTACCTACAACCACACCATGGTGTATGATGGCTTCCACACCAGCGACTTGAGAGACGCCTGCGCTGAGCTGACTGTCTGGCAGCGTGAAGGGTTAAAAATGCGCGTCCTAGGAGGGATTCGTCTCAGCTGTGGAACTG GTCAGAGTTATGGGGAGGCCGTCAGCTGGATGGACTCCACCGAAGAGGAGATCGCTGTGTGGACCTCTATGATCGAAAACCCAAACCACTGGATCGACACGACACTACCAATCAGAACTAACCTCACCCATCGGCCAGAGTGA